The Leifsonia sp. ZF2019 DNA segment GCAACGCATGGTCGCAGTCGACGTGCGCGCGGCGTCGCGGAAGCGCGGCGGAGACTCGCTGCTGCCGAGCAGCGGCCGCGGATCGTTCTGGTGGTACCTGCTGCCGGGGTTCGTCCTGCTCGCGGTGATCGTCCTGATCCCGCTGGTCTGGAACGTCTACCTCAGCTTCACGAGCTACCGCGGCATCCGCCCGCCCAAGTTCATCGGCGTCAGCAACTGGGTGCGCCTGTTCGGCGACGACAAGTTCTGGACGTCGTTCGGCAACTCGATCGCCATGATCGTCGCGATGGTGGTCATCCCCACCCTCCTCGGCCTCATCCTGGCCGCGATGCTGTTCGACCTCGTCGGCAAGAAGTTCGGCGGGAGGCTCGCGAGCTTCCTACGGGCGACCTACTACCTGCCGCAGATCCTGCCGGTGGTCATCGCGGCCATCGTGATCGGCTGGATCCTGCGGCCCGACAACGGCGCGCTCAACACCATCCTCGCCGCGATCGGGCTGGGCGACCTCCAGCACAACTGGCTGGGCAGCCCGGACACCGCGCTCGCGTCGATCATGGCCGTCATGGTCTGGGTGCAGCTCGGCTACCCGATCGTCATCTTCATGGCCGCCCTGCAGCGCGTCGACCCCGAGCTGTACGAGGCGGCGGAGCTGGACGGCGCCAACTGGTTCCAGCGGTTCCGCGCCATCACCGTCTCGATCATCCGCCCGGAGATCTTCGTCGTCACCCTCACCTGCACCATCGCGGCGCTGAAGGTGTTCGGCCCGGTCTACACCCTCACCCGCGGCGGCCCGGGCACCGCGACCATGGTGCCGAGCTACTACTCCTACAGCGAGTTCTTCCAGAGCCAGCAGGTGGGATACGGCGCCACGATCGCGACCGCGTTGACCGTGGTCATCGTCGCCGTCGCCATCCTCTTCATCGTCGCCCAGAACCGGGCGGAGCGCCGGGAGAACGAGAGCTGATGTCCACCACCATCGAACGCCGCCGCACCGGCGCCCCGACCTCCGCCGCCCCGCGCAAGCTCAAGCGGCAGAAGCCCAAGAAGACCGTGACCGACTGGGTGATCCTCGTGGTCGCCATCGGCATCGGCATCGGGATCGCGTTCCCGTTCCTGCTCATCGTGATCAACTCGTTCAAGAGCCCGGCCGACTACAACTCCGGCGGCCCCCTCCAGCTCCCGACGTCGTTCTACACGGACGGCATCGTGAACTTCTGGAACCGCGTCAACTTCCCCGAGAAGCTCTGGAACTCGATCTTCATCTCGGGCGTGGTCTCGATCCTCGCCGTGGTCATCTCGGTGCTCAACGCCTACGCGCTCGGCATCGGCCGGGTGAAGGCGCGCACCTGGATCATCGTGCTCTTCCTGCTCGCGAACATGCTGCCCCAGGAGGCGCTGCTCTACCCGCTCTACTACATGTTCAAGCAGGTCGGCCTCTACGACAACGTGTGGAGCGTCATCATCATCTTCACGGTGATCCAGAGCGCGTTCGGAACCTACCTGCTCTCCAGCGTCTACGGCACGTTCCCCAAGGAGGTTCTGGAGGCGGCGTCGCTCGACGGCGCCGGACGCTGGCGGATCCTCTGGCGGGTCGTCGTTCCGATCTCGCGGCCGACGCTGAGCGTGCTCCTGATCTTCTTCTTCATCTGGACGTGGAACGAGTTCCTCATCCCGCTGACGTTCCTGGTCTCCAACGACAACCAGACCGTGCCCGTCGCGATCAGCGCGCTGCAGGGCGACCGGCTGATGGACGTGACCACCACCTCCGCGTCGGCGCTCCTCGGCCTCATCCCCACCCTCGTCTTCTTCCTCATCTTCCAGCGCACCCTCACCCGGGGCATCACAGCAGGAGCAGTCAAGTAGCAATGAAGTTCACCGATGGTTTCTGGCAGCTCCGCGACGGCGTCACGCCCGTCTACGCCCAGGAGGCGTACGACGTGACCGCCGGCGACGGAACGGTCACGATCACCGCGCCCGGCAAAGTCATCGAGCGCCGCGGCGACACCCTCAACCGCCCCACTCTCACGGTCACCCTCCACTCGCCGCTGCCGAATGTCATCGGCGTGCGCGTGGAGCACTGGCAGGGCGCGGCGTCCGGCCCGGCGTTCGCGCTCGCCGCCGAGTCGGGCCACGCCGAGGTCGCGGTCGACGACGAGGGCGGGACGCTGCGCAGTGGCGACCTCGTCGCGACGATCCGCCGCGGCGCGCCCTGGTCGCTGACGTTCTCCGCCGGGGACCGTGTGCTCACCTCCAGCGGGCACAAGTCGCTGGCACACATGACCGTCACCGGTGAGGGCGCATACATGCACGAGCAGCTGGCGCTCGGCGTCGGCGAGCTGGTCTACGGGCTGGGGGAGCGGTTCGGGCCGCTGGTGAAGAACGGGCAGACCGTCGACATCTGGAACGCCGACGGCGGCACCTCCAGCGAGCAGGCCTACAAGAACGTCCCGTTCTATCTGACCAACCGCGGCTACGGCGTGCTGGTGAACCACCCCGGGCACGTCTCGTACGAGATCGGATCGGAATCGGTGGAGCGCGTGCAGTTCTCCGTGCCGGGGGAGAGCCTCGAATACTTCGTGATCCACGGTGCGACGCCCAAGGACATCCTGGAACGGTACACGGCACTGACCGGCCGCCCCGCCTCCGTGCCCGCCTGGTCGTACGGGCTGTGGCTCTCGACGAGCTTCACCACGTCGTACGACGAGGCGACCGTCACCTCCTTCATCGACGGGATGGCCGAGCGCGACCTCCCCCTCTCGGTGTTCCACTTCGACTGCTTCTGGATGCGCGAGTTCAACTGGTGCGACTTCGAGTGGGACCCGCGCACCTTCCCCGACCCGGAGGGGATGCTGGCCCGTCTGCACTCGAAGGATCTGCGCGTCTGCGTGTGGATCAACCCGTACATCGGGCAGCGCTCGCCGCTCTTCGCGGAGGCCGCGGCCGCCGGCTACCTCGTGAAGCGGCCGGACGGCTCCGCCTGGCAGTGGGACCTGTGGCAGGCCGGGATGGGCCTCGTCGACTTCACGAACCCGGAGGCGACCCGCTGGTACCAGGACCACCTGCGTCGGCTCGTCGCCCAGGGCGTCGACTGCTTCAAGACCGACTTCGGCGAGCGCATCCCGCTCGAGGTCGAGTACTTCGACGGCTCCTCGCCGGAGCGCATGCACAACTACTACACGCAGCTCTACAACGAGGCGGTCTTCGCCGTGCTGCAGGAGGCGCGCGGGGCCGGGGACGCGGTGCTGTTCGCCCGGTCGGCGACCACGGGCGGCCAGACCATGCCGGTGCACTGGGGCGGCGACAACACGTCCTCGTACGAGTCGATGGCCGAGACCCTCCGTGGCGGGCTCTCGCTCGCGTTCAGCGGGTTCGGCTTCTGGAGCCACGACATCGGCGGCTTCGAGGGGACGCCGGACCCGGGCGTCTTCAAGCGCTGGACCGCGTTCGGGCTCCTGTCGAGCCATTCCCGGCTGCATGGCAGCGACTCGGTGCGGGTGCCATGGGCATTCGACGAGGAGGCGGTGGAGGTCACGCGCCGCTTCACGAAGCTGAAGCTGCGCCTCATGCCGTACCTGTACGCCGCGGGGCGGGAGGCCGTGCTGCGGGGCACGCCCGTCATGCGGCCGCTGCAGCTCGAGTTCCCCGGCGATCCCGCCGTCGACCACCTCGACCGGCAGTACCTCCTCGGCCCCGATCTCCTCGTCGCGCCTGTGTTCTCGCCGGCCGATGTGGAGTTCTACCTGCCCGCGGGCACGTGGACCTCGCTGCTGACCGGAGAGCGCGTCGAGGGCGGAGCGTGGCGGCGCGAGACCCACGCCTTCGACAGCCTCCCGCTCTATGTGCGCGAAGGGGCCGTGCTGCCGCTCGGCGGCCGCGACGACCGGCCGGACTACGACTACCGGGAGGGCCTGACCCTGGCCGCCTACCCCGGACCGGACGGCGAGCGCGCGGTCACCGTGACGACTCCCGATGGCGAGACCGCGGAGTACGTCGTCACGCGCGCAGGGGAGGGACTGTTGGCCTCCGGTCCGGCCTCGCACCCGTTCACGCTGAGGGATGTCGCCACCGGCCGCAGCGTCGTGTCCAGCGGGGGTCGCGCCGAGCTGTAATACAGTACTCGGGACCATGAACGGCAAGACGACGGCGGGGACGAACCTCGACACGGTGCGGCGGCACAACCTCGCCGTGGTGCTCGGGATGGTCCACCGTGACGGTCCGCAGGCCCGGTCCGCCCTGACCCAGGCGACGGGCCTGAACCGGTCGACCACCGGGGCGCTCGTCGCGGAGCTGGTCGAGTACGGGCTCGTGCGCGAGCGCGAGCCCGAGACCAGCAACCGCGTCGGGCGGCCGTCGCCGGTCGTCGTCGCGGACGGCCGTGTCGTGGCGCTCGCCGTCAATCCCGAGATCGACGCGGTGACCGTCGGCATCGTCGGGCTCGACGGGGTAGTGCACCGGCGGGTCCGTTTCCCCACCGGGCACGTGCCGACCGCGCAGGAGGCCGTAGCGGTCGCCGCCGCGGTGATCGACGGGCTGCGCCCCGACCTGGCCGCAGCCTCCCGTGTCGTCGGCATCGGTGTCGCCGTCCCCGGTCTCGTGCGGGAGGAGGACGGCGTGGTGCGGCTCGCTCCGCACCTCGAGTGGGCGGAGGAGCCGTTCGCCGCGGAGCTCTCCGCCGCCACCGGCTACCCCGTGCTGGCCGCCAACGACGCGAGCCTGGGCGCCAACGCCGAGCGCCTGTTCGGCGCCGGGCGCGGAGCCTCCGACCTCGTCTATCTCAACGGCGGAGCCTCCGGCATCGGAGCGGGCGTGATCGTCGGCGGTGTGCCGCTCACCGGCATCAGCGGCTATGCCGGCGAGCTCGGGCACACGCTCGTCAACTCGTCCGGCGTGCGCTGCCACTGCGGCGCGATCGGCTGCCTGGAGACGGAGGTCAGTCAGCGCGCTCTGCTCGCCGTTCTCGGCATGGAGGCCGCGGACGGCGAGGAGCTCGCGCGCGCACTCGCGGGGGCCGTCGCCTCGGGTGATGCTGCGGTGACCGCGGAGGTGGACCGCCAGGTCGACTACCTCGCCACGGCCCTGCGCAACGCGACCAATGTCTTCGCGCCCGAGCGGATCGTGCTCGGCGGCTTCCTCGGCGCGCTGCACGCTCTCGCACCCGAGCGCCTGGCCGCTCTCGTCGCAGAGCAGGCGCTGGCCGCGTCCGCCGAGCGCCTGCAGATCGTGCGCGCCGGGCTCGGCGGCGACATCCTGATGATCGGCGCCGCCGAGCTCGCCTTCGCGCCCCTCCTCGCCGCGCCTTCCCCGCGCTGATCGATGGCCGCCCGTCATCGACGCGGCCGATTGTCGGCCGTCTCGCGTCCGCGTACCCCACATTGGGCCGTCTCGGAGGCGGTGGACCCCGGAATGTGGGGGATGTGCACGGTAACATTCGGTGGCCGACTGCGATAGGATGAGTGGTGTCCCGGAGTCGAATCGATTCGACACTCGGCGCCGATCGGACACCCGGCACCGCGTGAACTCGACGCGGTGCTTCTTCGTGCGGTGCTCCTTCGAGCGGCGCTCCTTCGTCTGGAGAGCGCCGCGTTCGCGCCGCACCCGTGACCCTCCGACCCAGCAAGGACCTTCTTCGTGACCACCGTCGTGCATCCCGGCGACTCGCTCTCCGGCCGCCAGCGCCTGAGCTACATCCTGATCCTCGGCGCCCTCACCGCGCTCGGGCCGTTCACGATCGACACCTACCTGCCCGCCCTGCCCACGCTGCAGTCCGACTTCGGTGTCTCGACCGCCGCGATCCAGCTGACGCTGACGGCCACCACGATCGGCTTCGGCCTCGGCCAGCTGCTGGTGGGCCCCTGGTCGGACAAGATCGGGCGGCGCACACCGCTGATCGTGTCGACCGCCGTCCACATCCTGGCGTGTCTGGGTGCGGCCCTCGCTCCCAACGTGGAGCTGCTCGGGGCCGCCCGCGCCCTGCAGGGCATCGGCGCCGCGGCCGGCGGCGTCGTCGCCATGGCGATGGTGCGCGACCTGTTCGGCGGTCGGCCGCTCGTCCGGATGCTCAGCCGTCTCGCCCTCGTCAACGGCCTCGCCCCCGTCCTCGCGCCCGTCATCGGCTCGTGGCTGCTGCTCGTCATGCCCTGGCGCGGCATCTTCGTCGTGCTCGCCGTCTACGGTGCGTTCGTCGTCGTCTGCGTCTCGCTCTGGATCGTCGAGACGTTGCCCAAGGCACGTCGTCACGACGCGGGCCACTCGACGGTCGGGCAGCGGTACAAGGCGGTGCTCTCCGACCGCGTGTTCGTCGGGATCGCGATCGTCGGCGCCGCGAACTTCACCGGTCTGTTCGCCTACCTCTCGTCGAGCTCGTTCATCTTCCAGGAGCTCTACCGGTTCAACGCGCAGGAGTACGGCCTCCTCTTCGCCGTGAACTCGATCGGCATCATCATCGGCGTGCAGTCCGCGTCGCGCCTGACGAAGTACTTCGGCCCGCAGTGGATCCTGGCCGTCTCGACCGTCGTCATGTTCGCCGCCTCCGTCGTGATCGTGATCCTCGACCAGGCGCATGTCGGACTCTGGGGAACGGCGATCCCGCTGTGGTTCTTCATCGCCGCCTGCGGCTTCGGCTTCCCGTGCGTGCAGGTGCTGGCGCTCGCGAACCACGGTCACGAGGCGGGGACGGCCGCGAGCCTCCTCGGCGCCCTCAACTTCGGGATCGCCGGAATCGTCTCCCCGGTCGTGGGGATCCTCGGCGTCGGCAGCGCCGCCCCGATGGGCACGGTGATGGCCGTCTGCGCCCTCGTCTCCATCGCCTCCCTCTGGCTCATCGTCCGCCCTCGCAGCGTCCCCGCCCTCGCCCACTAGCGGGGCCGAGTCCCGCGAGACGTGAATGGTCGCTGGTCCACGGGCTCCCGCTCCCGCACCGTCTCACGCTTCGCGCATCGGGTGTGGGTACGGTGGGGGGATGGGAGCGGAAGCCGACGAGCGGGCCGTGCGCGAGCGAGCTGCACGGATCAGCAGGCGCTGGCCGGTCGTCTCGGCGTCGGTCGCCGTCGCGCTGGTGCTCGGCCTCGGCGCGATCATCGCCTTCCGTCCGCGGGAGCCGTTCGCGCTCGACCTCGAGTGGATGGAGGAGATCGTCGAGCACCGCTCCCCGTTCTGGCTCGCTCCGGCCCTGTTCTTCAACTACGCCGGGGGAGGTGTGCTCGGCTCGGTCGTCATCCCGGTGCTGATCGTGCTCCTGCTCCTCGCGTTCCGGCGCCCGTGGGGCGCGCTCTTCTTCGCGTCGGCCAGCATCCTCTCGGTGGTGCTGGTACAGCTGCTCAAACACACGGTCGGTCGTGCGCGCCCGTCCGAGATCCTGGTGAGCGCCGATCCCGGTTCATTCCCGTCGGGGCATACGGCGAACGCGGCGACGATGGTCGTGGTGCTCGCCCTGCTCTTCCCGCGCGTCTGGGTGTGGTGTCTCGGGATCGCCTGGGCGCTGCTCATGGCCGTCAGTCGCACGTATCTCGGCGCGCACTGGATGAGCGACACGGTCGGCGGGCTGCTGCTCGGCGCCGCGGTCGCCGTGATCGTCTGGGCGCCGCTCGCCTCCCGTCTCGCCCGGGAGCGCAGCCTCCCGCACCCCTTCGTCCTCGCGCGCACCCCCTAGCCGAGGTTCACGTGGATGCGCGAATTCGCGCCGAATGGGCGCAACGTCGTGAACTTCGCAGGCGCGGGGAGGGGCCGCGGGCGCTACCCTGACGGCCATGAGGATTCTGCTGGTCGGCGCCGGAGGCGTCGGGGACGCCATCGCCAAGATCGCCGCACGCCGCACGTTCTACGACACTCTCACCGTGAGCGACTACGACGTATCGCGCGCCGAGCGCACGGTCGCGTGGATCCGCGACCGCCACGGTGCGGAGGTCGCCGCACGGTTCCGCACCGCGGCGATCGACGCCTCCGACCCGGACTCGGTGGAGGCCGTGGCGCGGGAGCACCGGGCGACGCACGTCATGAACGCCGTCGAGCCGAAGTTCGTCCCGACCATCTTCGCCGGCGCGTTCGCCGCGGGCGCCGATTACCTCGACATGGCGATGAGCCTGTCCGAGCCGCATCCCACGCACCCGTACGAGCAGGCGGGCGTCAAGCTCGGCGACGACCAGTTCGCGGTTCGCGGCGATTGGGAGGCGGCAGGGCGGCTCGCGCTGGTCGGCATGGGCGTCGAACCGGGGCTCTCCGACGTGTTCGCCCGCTACGCCGCCGACGAGCTCTTCTCGTCCATCGACGAGCTCGGCACCCGCGACGGTGCGAACCTCGTGGTGCGCGACGAGTCCGGCGCCGAGATCTTCGCACCGTCGTTCTCGATCTGGACGACGATCGAGGAGTGCCTGAACCCGCCGGTGATCTTCGAGAAGGACACGGGATGGTTAACCACGGAGCCCTTCAGCGAGCCGGAGGTCTTCGACTTCCCGGAGGGCATCGGCCCGGTCGAGTGCGTGAACGTCGAGCACGAGGAGGTGCTCTTGATGCCGCGCTGGCTCGACGCGAAACGCGTGACGTTCAAGTACGGGCTCGGGGAGGAGTTCATCGGCGTGCTGAAGACGCTCCACCTGCTGGGCCTGGATGCGACGACCCCGATCCGCGTGCGCAGCGCGTCGGGACCGGTGGAGGTCGCACCGCGCGACGTCGTGGCCGCCGCGCTGCCCGATCCGGCCACGATCGGTCCGCGCATGACGGGCAAGACCTGCGCCGGCGTGAACGTGACCGGGATCGGCGTCGACGGCGCGCCCCGTGAGGTGTACCTGTACCACGTCAGTGACAACGAGTGGACGATGCGCGAGTACGACTGCCAGTGCGTGGTCTGGCAGACCGCGCTCAACCCCGTGATCGCGCTGGAGCTGCTCGCGCAGGGCGCCTGGTCCGGGACCGGTGTGCTCGGCCCGGAGGCGTTTCCGGCCCGGCCCTTCCTCGAGCTCATGGAGCGTCCCGAGCACGCGGGCGGCTACGGCCAGCAGTGGGGGATGCGCGAGGGGCGCTAGGCGACGCGACGCCCCGTCAGTAGGCTGAGCCGCATGACCGACGCTGACGCGCTGGCGGAGACCGCCGCGAAGCTGCAGGCCGAGGCGGACGAGGCGCTGCGCAAGGCGCAGGAGGCCGCGGCGGCGGCGGCCGTTGCACAGCAGGCCGCCGCGGCGCAGGCACAGCAGGCCGCCGCGCAGGAGGCCGCCGCCCCGGCCGCCGCTGCACCCGCTTCCGTGCCCTCCACTGCCGCCGCCCCGCTCACCCCGGAAGCCGTCGCCGCCATCCGTGCCGGCTACGCCTTCGACGCTCCCGCGCTGGAGCTCGGCGCGCTGGTCAACGGCGACCCGGTGGCGGACGTGCCCATCCGCATCCCGCTCGCCATGACGAACCGGCACGGTCTCGTCGCGGGCGCGACCGGCACGGGTAAGACCAAGACGCTGCAGGTGCTGGCCGAGCAACTCGCCGCGGCGGGTGTACCGGTCTTCGCCGCTGACATCAAGGGCGACCTCTCCGGCATCTCCGTGGCGGGGGAGGCGAGCGACAAGCTCCTCGAGCGCACCCGCGGCATCGGCCAGGACTGGACGCCGCGGGCCGTGACGACCGAGTTCTTCTCGCTCGGCGGCGTGGGGCGCGGTGTGCCGGTCCGGGCGACCGTCGCCGGGTTCGGTCCCCTCCTGCTCTCGAAGGTGCTCGGGCTCAACGACACGCAGGAGTCGAGCCTCGGCCTCGTCTTCCACTATGCCGACCAGGCGGGGCTGCCGCTTCTCGACCTGTCCGATCTGCGCGCCGTGCTCACCTATCTCACGAGCGAGGACGGCAAGCCGGAGCTCGCCGGGCTGGGCGGTCTGTCCAGCGCGACCGTCGGCGTCATCCTGCGCGAGCTGATCGCCTTCGCCGACCAGGGCGCCGACGCGTTCTTCGGCGAGCCGGAGATCGACACGGCCGAGTTCCTGCGGGTCGCGCCCGACGGGACCGGGGTGGTGAGCCTCCTGGAGGTGCCGGGCGTGCAGGACAAGCCCGCCGTCTTCTCCACCTTCCTCATGTGGCTGCTCGCCGATCTGTTCAACGATCTTCCCGAGGTCGGCGATCTCGACAAGCCCAAGCTGGTGTTCTTCTTCGACGAGGCGCACCTCCTCTTCAAAGATGCCTCCAAGGACTTCCTCGCGTCGATCACGCAGACCGTGCGCCTCATCCGCTCGAAGGGCGTCGGCATCTTCTTCGTCACGCAGACGCCGAAGGATGTGCCCAGCGACGTGCTGGCCCAACTGGGGTCGCGGGTGCAGCACCAGCTGCGGGCGTTCACCCCCGACGACGCCAAGGCGCTGAAAGCGACCGTCTCCACCTATCCGACCTCCGGCTACGACCTGGCGGCCGTGCTCCAATCGCTCGGTACGGGGGAGGCCGTCGTGACGGTCATGAACGAGAAGGGCGCCCCCAGTCCGGTCGCGTGGACGCGGCTGCGGGCCCCGCAGGGGTCGATGTCCCCGGCACCGGAGGCCCAGGTGGACGCTGCGGTCGCCGCGTCGCCGCTGCAGGCGAAGTACGGCACCCCGATCGACCGCGACTCGGCCCGCGAACTGCTCGCGCGCAAGCTGGACGCGGCGGCGGCAGCGGCCAAGGCGGCGGAGCAGGCGGAGACCCAGGCGAAGGCCGACGCGAAGGCGCAGGCCGCTGCTCAGAAGGAGTACGAGCGCATCCTCAAGAGCACGTCGCCCCGCACCACCTCCCGCCGCACCACCAGCAAGCCCGCCCCGAACGTCTTGGAGCAGGTGCTCGGCTCCAAGGCGACCCGTAACATCCTCACCGGCGTCGTGGAGGGCATCTTCGGCACCCGGCGACGGCGTTAGCTCTGCTGAACGGAGAACCCATGTCGAGCGATGTCAGGATCGCTGTGTCCCTTGACGTCGCCGAGTCGTTCGCACCCCTGCTCGAGGCGGACGTTCGCTACGGCTATGAGCGTGGTCTTCTCCGTTCAGAGGCCGTGGTGGCCTACTGTCTGGGGAGACTTGAACGGGGCGAGAAGCTCTCGGAGGCAGCGGAGTCTCTTGCGCTTCTGTTGTCGGATCAGCTGGAGGACGTCGACGCCTTGATTCGCGGTCTGGACTCACCGGCCGACCAGGAGAGCAGGAGGCTGTGGATCGCTCTCTGTCTCGATCGCGCCCGCCGTCTCCCCGAGCCCGGACTCGCGATCGAGAACGTCTACGAGTTCTTCGACTACGACGAGCGTCTTCTGCCGTTCGTGGGGTGGATCCACCCTGGAATGGCGTCCGAGGCCGACCGTCTCGAACGATTGGCCGTCCACCTCCGCAGCGAGAAGATCTGGGGACATCTTCGCGCGAAGGGACGTCTCGAATAGCCTTCCGCGCTCGGGCGAAACGGCGCATGACGCTGTGGCCGAGCGCGTCAGACGACGATGAGCTCGTATCCCGCCTCGATGAACGCCGTCCGCTGCTCGTCGGTGATGCCGGCGTCGGTGATGATCGTCGTGAGCAGCGTCGATCCGCCGAGGGTCGCGAAGGCCCGGCGGCCGATCTTGGACGAGTCGGCGATGATGACGGCCCGCGCCGCGCGTTGCGCCATGAGGGCGTTCACGCTCGCCTCCCCCTCGTCGTTCACGGTGGCTCCGATCACGGGGTCGATCCCGTCGACCGCGATGAACGCGATGTCCATGGTGATCCGCTCCAGCACGGCATTGCTGTAAGGGCCGACCACCTCGTAGCTGCGGGACTGGACGACGCCGCCGGTGACGACGATCTTGATCTGCGGGCGGATCACGAGCTGCGCCGCGATGTTGATGGCGTTGGTGACGACCGTGAGGTTCGGGTACGGCGAGGGCTCCAGCACGTCCGGGCGCGAGCTCAGAACGGTGGCGACCGCCGTGCTCGTCGTGCCACCGCACAGTCCCACGACGGAGCCCCGCGGCACGAGGGCGCTCGCGGCGTGGGCGATGCGCAGCTTCTCCGGTGCGTGCCGCTCGTGTTTGTAGCGGAAGGGCAGGTCGTACGCGACGGATTGGCCGACCGCCCCACCGCGGGTGCGCGTGAGCATCTGCTGCGCGGCGAGCGCATCGAGGTCGCGCCGTGCCGTCGCGGGGGAGACGTTGAGCTTGGCGACGAGGTCCTCCACCTCGATCTGCCCGGACTCGGCGAGGAGTTCGAGGACGACGCCGAGGCGTTGCTCTCTGTTCATCGCTGTCCGCTCTCGGTTCCGCCCGATCCGTCCCACGGATCTCTTCGTCGATGATCCCTCATGATCGCGGCCGTTGTCCAGCGAACAGTTTCGATCACCCCGGGCGGAGGCAGGCCGCCACGGCGCGATCAGCACGCCGGTCCTTGACGGAGACACCGTCAGGGTCCATGCTTTCGATCATCCATTGCGTGCAGGTGCGTGATATGCGCGCAAAAGCGTCAATAAGGATCAACGGTTCTGCAGTGCGCGCACGCGCGTCAGCGGTACCGACACGTGTTTCTTCGAGAAGTGGGGAAGTCAATGAAGAAGTCTCTCCGGTGGGGAGCGACGGTCGTCACCGCGGCCGTCGCCACCCTGTCACTCGCCTCCTGCGGCTTCAGCGGCGGGTCAGGCGGTTCGTCCGGCGGCGCGCAGTCGCTCGACCTGATGGTCGCGAGCTATTCGGACAACACGAAGGCCGAGTGGGAGCAGATCATCAAGGACTTCGAGGCCAAGAACAGCGGCATCACGGTGAACCTCGACGTCGAGTCGTGGACCGACATCAACAACGTCATCAAGACGCGCATCCAGGCGCAGAAGCAGCCCGACATCCTGAACATCGACGCCTTCGCCGGATTCGCGGCGGACGACCTGCTCTACCCGGCGAAGGACATCGTCTCGGCCTCCACGCTCGACGATTTCCAGGACGCGTTCAAGAAGAACGCGAGCATCGACGGCACGCAGTACGGCCTCCCGTTCATCGCGTCGGCCCGCGCGCTGTTCTACAACAAGGACGACTTCGCGAAGGCCGGGATCTCCGCGCCGCCGAAGACCTGGGCCGAGTTCGAGGAGGATGCCGGCAAGCTCAAGGCCGCCGGGGTCACGCCGTACGGGATGCCGCTCGGCAGCGAGGAGGCGCAGGCCGAGACGGCGCTCTGGTTCTACGGGGCC contains these protein-coding regions:
- a CDS encoding multidrug effflux MFS transporter, producing MTTVVHPGDSLSGRQRLSYILILGALTALGPFTIDTYLPALPTLQSDFGVSTAAIQLTLTATTIGFGLGQLLVGPWSDKIGRRTPLIVSTAVHILACLGAALAPNVELLGAARALQGIGAAAGGVVAMAMVRDLFGGRPLVRMLSRLALVNGLAPVLAPVIGSWLLLVMPWRGIFVVLAVYGAFVVVCVSLWIVETLPKARRHDAGHSTVGQRYKAVLSDRVFVGIAIVGAANFTGLFAYLSSSSFIFQELYRFNAQEYGLLFAVNSIGIIIGVQSASRLTKYFGPQWILAVSTVVMFAASVVIVILDQAHVGLWGTAIPLWFFIAACGFGFPCVQVLALANHGHEAGTAASLLGALNFGIAGIVSPVVGILGVGSAAPMGTVMAVCALVSIASLWLIVRPRSVPALAH
- a CDS encoding ROK family protein, which encodes MNGKTTAGTNLDTVRRHNLAVVLGMVHRDGPQARSALTQATGLNRSTTGALVAELVEYGLVREREPETSNRVGRPSPVVVADGRVVALAVNPEIDAVTVGIVGLDGVVHRRVRFPTGHVPTAQEAVAVAAAVIDGLRPDLAAASRVVGIGVAVPGLVREEDGVVRLAPHLEWAEEPFAAELSAATGYPVLAANDASLGANAERLFGAGRGASDLVYLNGGASGIGAGVIVGGVPLTGISGYAGELGHTLVNSSGVRCHCGAIGCLETEVSQRALLAVLGMEAADGEELARALAGAVASGDAAVTAEVDRQVDYLATALRNATNVFAPERIVLGGFLGALHALAPERLAALVAEQALAASAERLQIVRAGLGGDILMIGAAELAFAPLLAAPSPR
- the yicI gene encoding alpha-xylosidase translates to MKFTDGFWQLRDGVTPVYAQEAYDVTAGDGTVTITAPGKVIERRGDTLNRPTLTVTLHSPLPNVIGVRVEHWQGAASGPAFALAAESGHAEVAVDDEGGTLRSGDLVATIRRGAPWSLTFSAGDRVLTSSGHKSLAHMTVTGEGAYMHEQLALGVGELVYGLGERFGPLVKNGQTVDIWNADGGTSSEQAYKNVPFYLTNRGYGVLVNHPGHVSYEIGSESVERVQFSVPGESLEYFVIHGATPKDILERYTALTGRPASVPAWSYGLWLSTSFTTSYDEATVTSFIDGMAERDLPLSVFHFDCFWMREFNWCDFEWDPRTFPDPEGMLARLHSKDLRVCVWINPYIGQRSPLFAEAAAAGYLVKRPDGSAWQWDLWQAGMGLVDFTNPEATRWYQDHLRRLVAQGVDCFKTDFGERIPLEVEYFDGSSPERMHNYYTQLYNEAVFAVLQEARGAGDAVLFARSATTGGQTMPVHWGGDNTSSYESMAETLRGGLSLAFSGFGFWSHDIGGFEGTPDPGVFKRWTAFGLLSSHSRLHGSDSVRVPWAFDEEAVEVTRRFTKLKLRLMPYLYAAGREAVLRGTPVMRPLQLEFPGDPAVDHLDRQYLLGPDLLVAPVFSPADVEFYLPAGTWTSLLTGERVEGGAWRRETHAFDSLPLYVREGAVLPLGGRDDRPDYDYREGLTLAAYPGPDGERAVTVTTPDGETAEYVVTRAGEGLLASGPASHPFTLRDVATGRSVVSSGGRAEL
- a CDS encoding carbohydrate ABC transporter permease, which translates into the protein MVAVDVRAASRKRGGDSLLPSSGRGSFWWYLLPGFVLLAVIVLIPLVWNVYLSFTSYRGIRPPKFIGVSNWVRLFGDDKFWTSFGNSIAMIVAMVVIPTLLGLILAAMLFDLVGKKFGGRLASFLRATYYLPQILPVVIAAIVIGWILRPDNGALNTILAAIGLGDLQHNWLGSPDTALASIMAVMVWVQLGYPIVIFMAALQRVDPELYEAAELDGANWFQRFRAITVSIIRPEIFVVTLTCTIAALKVFGPVYTLTRGGPGTATMVPSYYSYSEFFQSQQVGYGATIATALTVVIVAVAILFIVAQNRAERRENES
- a CDS encoding carbohydrate ABC transporter permease, with the protein product MSTTIERRRTGAPTSAAPRKLKRQKPKKTVTDWVILVVAIGIGIGIAFPFLLIVINSFKSPADYNSGGPLQLPTSFYTDGIVNFWNRVNFPEKLWNSIFISGVVSILAVVISVLNAYALGIGRVKARTWIIVLFLLANMLPQEALLYPLYYMFKQVGLYDNVWSVIIIFTVIQSAFGTYLLSSVYGTFPKEVLEAASLDGAGRWRILWRVVVPISRPTLSVLLIFFFIWTWNEFLIPLTFLVSNDNQTVPVAISALQGDRLMDVTTTSASALLGLIPTLVFFLIFQRTLTRGITAGAVK
- a CDS encoding phosphatase PAP2 family protein, giving the protein MGAEADERAVRERAARISRRWPVVSASVAVALVLGLGAIIAFRPREPFALDLEWMEEIVEHRSPFWLAPALFFNYAGGGVLGSVVIPVLIVLLLLAFRRPWGALFFASASILSVVLVQLLKHTVGRARPSEILVSADPGSFPSGHTANAATMVVVLALLFPRVWVWCLGIAWALLMAVSRTYLGAHWMSDTVGGLLLGAAVAVIVWAPLASRLARERSLPHPFVLARTP